From Quercus lobata isolate SW786 chromosome 11, ValleyOak3.0 Primary Assembly, whole genome shotgun sequence:
tttcagaaaattcaaagtacgtaatgagtctccaattaattaaattcacatagagatatggaattgttatttgaagatatttttgatattattcgagagaagatattgaatacttaaggaatttttaatcatcaacgggagattattagaatttaataattaggaagaaTAAATTATGTGGGATTTGTTAGGTGAAATCAACTGCTCTAGATccattcttattatatttttacactACTAGATTTTTACGCtttgttaattctttttattcgtagatttatttttattaaatagtttaatttaattcagaTAGTAGAGcattccatttattttcgattttccaaatagtaattaatttagtGAATTTCGGTGTTCAGTAACATAGTTAATCCCTGTGGGTTCGACATTcgttttctaaaaacactttactACTTGTTACAATTCTGTGCGCTTGCAGATTATTTTTTCGCGAACAAGTTTTTGGCGCCGTTGCCGGGGATTAACTATTTGTTATTGATATTGATACTAGCTAGATATTTACTactttggattttattttatttaatcaattttttttttaattaggtgcatttgagtttgttttctttcttttcaggaaTTAGAAGTGCATGCCCCGATTTAAATTAGAGCAGACACTCTTTGATCCTGAAATTGAAAGAACCCTAAGTCAGCTcaataaagaaaagaagaaagaggccAACACATCTTTATCTAATATGGCTGATCAAGAGCAAAAGGCGTTAAGAGATTATGCTATGCCCTCGGTAAATGGAGCTACATCGAGCATAAGGAGGCCAGCCATACAAGCCAATAATTTTGAGATCAAGCCGGCCATCATTCAGATGATACAGCAGACTGTCCAGTTCGGGGGGCTGTCACAAGAGGATCCTAATGTCCATATTGCAAATTTCTTGGAGATTTGTGATACTTTTAAACATAACGGAGTGACAGATGATGCGATTCGACTGAGGCTTTTTCCCTTCTCACTTAGGGATAAAGCAAAAGTTTGGTTGAATTCTTTGCCACATGGCATCATTACTACGTGGGAGGAGttggcacaaaaatttttagcaaaatatttCCCTCCCGCAAAGTCAGCAAAGCTAAGGAATGATATCACCACGTTCATCCAATTTGAGGGTGAATCATTATACGAAGCATGGGAAAGGTACAAAGAATTATTACGAATGTGTCCTCATCATGACCTTCTAGCATGGCTTCAAGTGCAAACATTCTACAATGGTCTAGGAGCTACAAACAGATCTATAGTTGATGTAGCAGCCAGTGGAGCTTTAATGAGTAAAACTCATGAGGCAGCCTATGAACTTCTGGAAGAATTGGCATCCAACAACTATAAATGGCCTATAGAAAGAGCAATGCCAAGAAAGACAGCTGGAGTTTTAGAACTTGATTCTATTACCTCATTGGTGGCACAAATGGAAACTTTGTCTCAACAACTAGGTAAAATGAATGTTAATGCTATTCAAACTAATGTTGTTTGTGATCATTGTGCAAGAAATCATTCAAGTGTTGACTGCCAAGTGGGAAATCCTTTTGCCCAATCGAGTTATGGACAAGCAAATTACGTGTCAAATTTTCAACGTCAAAATAATCCATACTCGAACACATACAATCCTGGATGGAGGAATCACCCCAACTTCTCTTGGAGGAATAACCAAGGGTAGGCTAAACCACCTCAACAATTTCCACAGCAAGAGAAGAAGCCGACACTTGAGGACATGTTCATGCAGTACATACAGAAGACAAACGTGGCGATCCAAAACAACTCAGCTTCAATCCATAATCTTGAGGTGCAGATCGGTCAGCTCTCAAGCATGCTCACAGAGAGGACTGCAGGAACTTTGCCGAGCAATACTGTCACCAATCCGAAAGAACATGTAAAGGCAATATCATTGAGAAGTGGACGAACATATGAGGAGCCAAAAGTAACAAATGCCAAACAAGATGAAGCTATAGATAATGAGGAGTGAAAGATGATGGAAGCCGAGTCAAAGATGAAAGAAGTGGAGCAAGCTAAGAAGATTAAGGAGAATGGAAAAAGCTTCAAAATCCAAAAGATCCAGGGAAGTTACTTTTGAGACTTATTCTCCTTCAATTTATGATCCACCAATTCCTTTTCCGCaaagattaagaaaaaataatgtggaTGATCagttttctaaatttctaaGTATATTTAAGCAATTGCATATTAATATTCCTCTCATTGAAGCTTTGGAACAAATGCCTAAGTATGCTAAATTTTTGAAGGATATTATATCAAAGAAGCGGAAATTGGAGGAGCATGAAACAGTAATGCTGACAGAGGAGAGTAGTGCAATCTTACAAAAGAAGCTGCCACCTAAGCTAAAAGATCCAGGGAGTTTCACTATCCCTTGCACTATAGGAAAATCTTATTTTGATAGAGCTTTATGTGATTTACGGGCAAGTATTAATCTAATGCCTCTCTCTGTTTTCATGAAATTGGGTCTTGGAGAAGTAAAGCCGACCACTATCTCTTTACAATTGGCGGATAGATCTATTAAATATCCAAGAGGAGTCATTGAGGATGCATTAGTAAAAGTTGACAAGTTCATCTTCCCGGCTGACTTCATTGTCCTTGATATGGATGAGGACGAGGAtacccctttgatattgggtCGACCTTTCCTTGCGACGGGGAGAACCTTAATTGATGTCCAGCAAGGAAAACTTGTTTTGAGGGTTGGAGAGGATGAGGTCACTTTTGATGTATTTAAGCCTATGAAATTTCCTTCCGAGAGACATTCTTGTTTTCAAATAAGTGACCGAGACATGATCATGGCCAATGAGACTTGTGCAATTGATTTTCTAAAGTTACCACTTGAGGTATGTCTTACTCGCTCTACACCTGTAAAATTCAATGATGAAGAGGTTAAAGAGTGTGAAAGATATTTGGAGGCTACACCACTCTTTCCTCCTTCAATGCAACCAAAAGTGGAAGACTTAAAATCATGTCAGCCAACATCTCCACCAGAGGAACCACCTAAACTTGAGCTCAAACCACTTCCATCAAATTTAAGGTACACTTCCTT
This genomic window contains:
- the LOC115966407 gene encoding uncharacterized protein LOC115966407, yielding MEKASKSKRSREVTFETYSPSIYDPPIPFPQRLRKNNVDDQFSKFLSIFKQLHINIPLIEALEQMPKYAKFLKDIISKKRKLEEHETVMLTEESSAILQKKLPPKLKDPGSFTIPCTIGKSYFDRALCDLRASINLMPLSVFMKLGLGEVKPTTISLQLADRSIKYPRGVIEDALVKVDKFIFPADFIVLDMDEDEDTPLILGRPFLATGRTLIDVQQGKLVLRVGEDEVTFDVFKPMKFPSERHSCFQISDRDMIMANETCAIDFLKLPLEVCLTRSTPVKFNDEEVKECERYLEATPLFPPSMQPKVEDLKSCQPTSPPEEPPKLELKPLPSNLRYTSLGQDSIFPVIFNSSLSDVEEEKLLRILWEHKMALGWTISDNKGISPSICTYKILMEDKYKPIVQP
- the LOC115966406 gene encoding uncharacterized protein LOC115966406 yields the protein MADQEQKALRDYAMPSVNGATSSIRRPAIQANNFEIKPAIIQMIQQTVQFGGLSQEDPNVHIANFLEICDTFKHNGVTDDAIRLRLFPFSLRDKAKVWLNSLPHGIITTWEELAQKFLAKYFPPAKSAKLRNDITTFIQFEGESLYEAWERYKELLRMCPHHDLLAWLQVQTFYNGLGATNRSIVDVAASGALMSKTHEAAYELLEELASNNYKWPIERAMPRKTAGVLELDSITSLVAQMETLSQQLGKMNVNAIQTNVVCDHCARNHSSVDCQVGNPFAQSSYGQANYVSNFQRQNNPYSNTYNPGWRNHPNFSWRNNQG